A genomic window from Streptomyces sp. NBC_01429 includes:
- a CDS encoding SCO3242 family prenyltransferase — MSARAWAELLRVSALFTVPGDALAGAAAAGLRPGRGTALAVGASLCLYEAGMALNDWADRAEDARERPHRPIPSGRISPPAALAAAGGLTAAGLALAARAGRPALVVGSALAATVWSYDLWLKHTPAGPAAMGAARALDLLLGATATATADAATRATVAGAATGAAVTGAARLRSALPSAALLGAHTVAVTTVSRRETQGGSTAAPLAALAVTGALGASVARWRPSAPGPARGGTPAPGSVPVPGRVPVPGPVPGAAAGTALATALAAVYAGTAGRPLLHAALNPSPPLTQRAVGGGIRAMIPLQAALAARGGAAGVALGVMGLVPLARTLARRVSPT, encoded by the coding sequence GTGAGCGCGCGCGCCTGGGCCGAACTCCTGCGGGTGTCGGCCCTGTTCACGGTCCCGGGCGACGCCCTGGCGGGGGCGGCGGCCGCGGGGCTGCGGCCCGGCCGCGGCACCGCGCTCGCCGTGGGGGCCTCGCTCTGCCTGTACGAGGCGGGCATGGCGCTCAACGACTGGGCGGACCGCGCGGAGGACGCGCGCGAGCGCCCGCACCGCCCGATCCCCTCGGGCCGGATCTCCCCGCCGGCCGCCCTCGCGGCGGCGGGCGGTCTGACGGCGGCGGGCCTCGCCCTCGCCGCCCGCGCCGGCCGCCCCGCCCTGGTGGTGGGCTCGGCCCTCGCGGCCACGGTCTGGTCGTACGACCTGTGGCTCAAACACACCCCGGCGGGCCCGGCGGCGATGGGCGCGGCCAGGGCGCTGGACCTGCTGCTGGGCGCGACGGCGACGGCGACGGCTGACGCGGCGACGCGGGCAACTGTCGCGGGCGCCGCGACGGGGGCTGCCGTTACGGGCGCGGCACGGCTCCGCTCCGCCCTGCCGTCCGCCGCGCTGCTCGGCGCGCACACCGTCGCCGTCACCACCGTCTCGCGCCGCGAGACACAGGGCGGATCGACGGCCGCGCCGCTCGCCGCGCTCGCGGTCACGGGGGCGCTGGGCGCGTCCGTGGCACGGTGGCGCCCCTCGGCACCCGGCCCGGCCCGGGGCGGCACACCGGCACCCGGATCCGTACCCGTACCCGGACGCGTGCCCGTACCAGGACCCGTGCCCGGGGCCGCCGCCGGCACCGCCCTCGCCACCGCCCTGGCGGCCGTCTACGCGGGCACCGCCGGGCGGCCCCTGCTGCACGCGGCGCTCAATCCGTCCCCGCCCCTCACCCAGCGCGCCGTCGGTGGGGGCATCCGGGCGATGATCCCGCTCCAGGCCGCGCTGGCCGCGCGCGGCGGCGCGGCCGGGGTCGCGCTCGGCGTCATGGGGCTGGTGCCACTGGCCCGTACCCTCGCACGGAGAGTGAGTCCGACATGA
- a CDS encoding ABC transporter permease, producing the protein MKQPASEARQGGPDAAATPDPAPSSAASDVSVKSTEPKGGWRALGLRLDVRNLSLLGVLAALIVVGGITKPDQFLDTNNLQLVLTQASVIGVVTVGMTFVITSGGIDLSVGAIVALSSVWATTLATQEFGFAGILFTAVLVGVGCGLVNGVLIAYGGMVPFIATLAMLASARGLALMITDGKTQIVTVTSVLDLGVPDSYVLGIPPLVLVFAAVTVVGWLILNRTTFGRRTVAVGGNPEAARLAGIDVRRQRLYLYLFSGLCCGIAAFLLIILAGSGQNTNGNLYELDAIAAAIIGGTLLSGGRGTIVGSVLGVLVFTTITNIFALNNLQSDVQQIAKGAIIVAAVLVQRRTLRNGES; encoded by the coding sequence ATGAAACAGCCTGCCTCCGAGGCGCGGCAGGGCGGGCCCGACGCCGCGGCCACGCCCGATCCGGCCCCGTCGTCCGCCGCCTCCGACGTGTCCGTCAAGTCCACTGAACCGAAGGGGGGGTGGCGGGCGCTCGGGCTGCGGCTCGATGTCCGTAACCTCTCCCTGCTCGGGGTGCTGGCCGCTCTGATCGTGGTCGGCGGCATCACCAAGCCCGACCAGTTCCTGGACACCAACAACCTCCAGCTGGTGCTGACCCAGGCGTCGGTCATCGGTGTGGTCACGGTGGGCATGACCTTCGTCATCACCAGCGGGGGCATCGACCTCTCGGTCGGGGCCATCGTGGCCCTCTCCTCGGTGTGGGCCACGACGCTGGCCACCCAGGAGTTCGGGTTCGCCGGCATCCTCTTCACCGCGGTCCTGGTGGGGGTCGGCTGCGGGCTGGTGAACGGTGTGCTGATCGCGTACGGCGGGATGGTGCCGTTCATCGCGACACTCGCGATGCTCGCCTCCGCCCGCGGTCTCGCCCTCATGATCACCGACGGGAAGACCCAGATCGTCACCGTGACCTCGGTGCTCGACCTCGGTGTCCCCGACTCCTACGTCCTGGGCATTCCGCCGCTCGTGCTGGTCTTCGCGGCCGTCACGGTCGTCGGCTGGCTGATCCTCAACCGTACGACCTTCGGCCGCCGCACGGTCGCCGTCGGCGGCAATCCGGAGGCCGCCAGGCTGGCCGGTATCGACGTCCGCAGGCAGCGGCTGTACCTCTACCTGTTCTCCGGGCTCTGCTGCGGCATCGCCGCCTTCCTGCTGATCATCCTGGCCGGCTCGGGACAGAACACCAACGGGAACCTGTACGAGCTGGACGCCATCGCGGCGGCGATCATCGGCGGCACCCTGCTCAGCGGTGGCCGCGGCACGATCGTCGGCTCCGTCCTCGGCGTTCTCGTCTTCACCACCATCACCAACATCTTCGCTCTGAACAATCTCCAGAGCGACGTTCAGCAGATCGCCAAGGGCGCCATCATCGTCGCCGCCGTACTGGTCCAGCGCCGCACACTGCGCAACGGCGAGTCCTGA
- a CDS encoding inositol-3-phosphate synthase translates to MTTTGPRTTTRSEPHAVRTGVWFVGARGSVATTAVAGCAAVTAGLHPPTGMVTETPPFARAALPALSSLVFGGHDTASCPLPKRAEALTAAGVLPYGLTAAIHTELDAADREIRAGGPHPGDTRSDEEIIASFADDLTDFARRTGVARTVVVNLSSTEPTPAPDDPRLPASSLYAAAAVRAGCPYVNFTPSTGLRTGPLMAAAEARGLPHAGRDGKTGQTLLRSVLAPMFVQRALSVRAWSGTNLLGGGDGAALADPAAAAAKNAGKERVLADTLGAAPEGEVHIDDVPALGDWKTAWDHIAFDGFLGSRMILQTIWQGCDSALAAPLVLDLARLVARAHEAGLSGPLPELGFYFKDPDGGPAALAEQFEALLSFAGRLGPVAQAPEETG, encoded by the coding sequence GTGACGACGACCGGTCCCAGGACGACGACCAGAAGTGAACCCCACGCTGTACGCACCGGAGTCTGGTTCGTCGGAGCGCGCGGCTCCGTCGCCACGACGGCCGTCGCGGGATGCGCGGCGGTCACCGCCGGGCTCCACCCCCCGACGGGCATGGTCACCGAGACCCCGCCCTTCGCCCGGGCCGCACTCCCCGCGCTCTCCTCGCTCGTCTTCGGCGGCCACGACACCGCGAGCTGCCCGCTGCCCAAGCGCGCCGAGGCGCTGACCGCCGCCGGTGTGCTGCCGTACGGTCTGACCGCCGCGATCCACACCGAACTCGACGCGGCCGACCGGGAGATCAGGGCCGGCGGACCGCACCCCGGCGACACCAGGAGCGACGAGGAGATCATCGCCTCCTTCGCCGACGACCTCACCGACTTCGCCCGGCGCACCGGCGTCGCCCGGACGGTCGTCGTCAATCTGTCCTCCACGGAACCCACCCCGGCACCGGACGACCCACGGCTGCCCGCCAGCTCGCTGTACGCGGCCGCCGCCGTCCGGGCCGGCTGCCCGTACGTCAACTTCACCCCCTCCACCGGGCTGCGCACCGGCCCCCTCATGGCCGCCGCCGAGGCCCGCGGACTTCCCCACGCGGGCCGCGACGGCAAGACAGGCCAGACGCTGCTCCGTTCCGTACTCGCCCCCATGTTCGTCCAGCGCGCCCTGTCCGTACGGGCCTGGTCGGGCACGAACCTGCTGGGCGGCGGGGACGGGGCGGCGCTGGCCGACCCGGCCGCCGCGGCGGCCAAGAACGCGGGCAAGGAGCGCGTCCTCGCCGACACCCTGGGCGCGGCGCCCGAGGGCGAGGTCCACATCGACGACGTTCCGGCCCTCGGCGACTGGAAGACCGCCTGGGACCACATCGCCTTCGACGGGTTCCTCGGCTCGCGCATGATCCTCCAGACCATCTGGCAGGGGTGCGACTCGGCGCTCGCCGCGCCGCTCGTACTCGATCTGGCCCGGCTGGTGGCCCGCGCCCACGAGGCCGGGCTGAGCGGGCCGCTGCCCGAGCTGGGCTTCTACTTCAAGGACCCGGACGGCGGACCGGCCGCGCTCGCCGAGCAGTTCGAAGCGCTGCTGTCCTTCGCCGGGCGGCTGGGGCCGGTGGCACAGGCCCCGGAGGAGACCGGGTGA
- a CDS encoding ThuA domain-containing protein, with the protein MPRKRPRARSLLALLTGAVLVGSSLGAVPATAHDPGPVPSEESFQQVTLAKGADEVGEPMSLAILPDRRVLHTSRDGTLRITDAGGDTTVAGRLDVYSHDEEGLQGVGVDPDFAENRAIYLFYAPELDTPPGDAPENGTAADFAPFDGYNRLSRFTLNEDGTLDKASEKKVLDVATSRGTCCHVGGDIAFDADGNLYLSTGDDTNPFASDGYTPIDERADRNPAFDAQRSSGNTNDLRGKVLRIKVAEDGSYTVPEGNLFAPGTDKARPEIYAMGFRNPFRISVDQQTGVVYVGDYGPDAGAASPTRGPAGMVEFARVTEAGNFGWPYCVGKNEPFIDYDFATKASGAAFDCAAPRNTSPNNTGLTDLPPAQPAWIDYDGGSVPEFGTGSESPMAGPVYRYDADLDSPVKFPEAYDGDFFAGEFGRQWIKRIEQSDDGTVGSINPFPWSGTQVMDMEFGPDGALYVLDYGLSWFGGDEHSALYRIENATGGKSPIAVAAANKTSGTAPLKVNFSSAGTSDPDGDPLDYAWDFGDGGTSTEANPAYKYKKNGTYTARLTVTDPTERTGTASVRVVVGNTAPTVTLELPADGTLFNFGDKVPFKVKVTDPEDGTIDCSKVVVRYILGHDNHGHPITSTNGCEGTITAPADTEHDPNANIFGVIDAEYTDGGGGGQAPITSHGQAQLQPRHRQAEHFNNSSGITVFEKAAANGGKTVGDIDNGDWISFKPYNLTGSKTLTARISSGGAGGFLEVRTGSADGKLLGSSPVPVTGSWETFQDIDVPLRSVPTKTTELFLVFKGGSGALFDVDDFKISANAPGKTEKRVLVFSKTAGFRHDSIPEGVAALKELGKTTGITVDSTEEAGQFTTNNLARYDAVVFLSTTGDVLNSDQQKAFENYVTTGGGYMGVHAAADTEYEWPFYGGLVGAYFDSHPAIQDATVRVEDKSHPATEHLDDAWQRTDEWYNYRTNPRDQARVLATLDETTYEGGNMKGDHPIAWCQTYEGGRSFYTGGGHTKESYADQPFRQHLLGGLRYAAGQVKADCKPRTGYRSLFNGKTLEGWKQAGPGKFDVVDGELRSEGGMGLLWYQAKELKSYSLKLDWKMRGDDNSGVFVGFPPSEDPWSAVNNGYEVQIDATDTPDRTTGAIYGFKSADIKARDRVLRPPGQWNSYEIKVQGERLRVFLNGVKINDFTNTDPARSLTSGHIGLQNHGADDKVSFRDIQLKELPS; encoded by the coding sequence GTGCCCAGAAAACGCCCCAGAGCCAGATCCCTCCTCGCACTCCTGACGGGCGCCGTGCTCGTGGGATCGAGTCTCGGAGCCGTACCCGCCACCGCCCACGACCCGGGGCCCGTGCCCTCGGAGGAGAGCTTCCAGCAGGTCACCCTCGCCAAGGGCGCCGACGAGGTGGGCGAGCCGATGTCGCTCGCGATCCTCCCGGACCGCCGGGTGCTGCACACCTCGCGCGACGGCACACTGCGCATCACCGACGCGGGCGGTGACACCACCGTGGCCGGCCGGCTCGACGTCTACAGCCACGACGAGGAGGGCCTCCAGGGCGTCGGCGTCGACCCGGACTTCGCCGAGAACCGGGCCATCTACCTCTTCTACGCCCCCGAACTCGACACCCCGCCCGGTGACGCCCCCGAGAACGGGACCGCCGCCGACTTCGCCCCCTTCGACGGATACAACCGGCTCTCGCGCTTCACCCTGAACGAGGACGGCACCCTCGACAAGGCGAGCGAGAAGAAGGTCCTCGACGTCGCCACGTCGCGCGGCACCTGCTGCCACGTCGGCGGCGACATCGCCTTCGACGCGGACGGCAACCTCTATCTGTCGACCGGCGACGACACCAACCCGTTCGCCTCCGACGGATACACCCCGATCGACGAACGGGCCGACCGCAACCCCGCGTTCGACGCCCAGCGCAGCTCCGGCAACACCAACGACCTGCGCGGCAAGGTGCTGCGCATCAAGGTCGCCGAGGACGGCTCGTACACCGTCCCCGAGGGCAACCTCTTCGCCCCGGGCACCGACAAGGCCCGGCCCGAGATCTACGCGATGGGGTTCCGCAACCCGTTCCGCATCTCCGTCGACCAGCAGACCGGTGTCGTCTACGTCGGTGACTACGGCCCCGACGCCGGCGCCGCCTCCCCGACCAGGGGCCCGGCCGGCATGGTGGAGTTCGCCCGGGTCACCGAGGCCGGGAACTTCGGCTGGCCGTACTGCGTCGGCAAGAACGAGCCGTTCATCGACTACGACTTCGCCACCAAGGCGTCCGGCGCCGCCTTCGACTGCGCGGCACCCAGGAACACCTCGCCGAACAACACCGGACTCACCGATCTGCCGCCCGCCCAGCCCGCCTGGATCGACTACGACGGCGGCAGCGTGCCCGAGTTCGGCACCGGATCCGAGTCCCCGATGGCCGGCCCGGTCTACCGCTACGACGCCGACCTGGACTCCCCGGTGAAGTTCCCCGAGGCGTACGACGGCGACTTCTTCGCGGGCGAGTTCGGCCGCCAGTGGATCAAGCGGATCGAGCAGTCCGACGACGGCACGGTGGGATCCATCAACCCGTTCCCGTGGTCCGGCACCCAGGTCATGGACATGGAGTTCGGCCCGGACGGCGCGCTCTACGTGCTCGACTACGGACTGTCCTGGTTCGGCGGCGACGAGCACTCCGCGCTCTACCGCATCGAGAACGCCACCGGCGGCAAGTCACCCATCGCGGTGGCCGCAGCGAACAAGACCTCCGGTACGGCCCCGCTGAAGGTGAACTTCTCCTCGGCCGGCACCTCGGACCCGGACGGCGACCCGCTCGACTACGCCTGGGACTTCGGCGACGGCGGTACCTCGACCGAGGCCAACCCCGCGTACAAGTACAAGAAGAACGGCACCTACACGGCCCGGCTCACGGTCACCGACCCCACCGAACGCACCGGTACGGCCTCGGTCCGCGTGGTCGTCGGCAACACCGCGCCCACCGTGACCCTCGAACTGCCCGCCGACGGGACGCTGTTCAACTTCGGCGACAAGGTCCCCTTCAAGGTGAAGGTCACCGACCCGGAGGACGGCACGATCGACTGCTCCAAGGTCGTCGTCCGCTACATCCTCGGCCATGACAACCACGGCCACCCGATCACCTCCACCAACGGCTGCGAGGGCACGATCACCGCGCCCGCCGACACCGAGCACGACCCCAACGCCAATATCTTCGGGGTCATCGACGCCGAGTACACCGACGGCGGAGGCGGCGGCCAGGCCCCGATCACCAGCCACGGCCAGGCACAGCTCCAGCCGCGCCACCGGCAGGCCGAGCACTTCAACAACTCCTCCGGCATCACCGTCTTCGAGAAGGCGGCGGCCAACGGCGGCAAGACCGTCGGTGACATCGACAACGGCGACTGGATCTCCTTCAAGCCGTACAACCTGACCGGGTCCAAGACCCTCACCGCCCGGATCTCCTCCGGCGGCGCGGGCGGATTCCTGGAGGTGCGCACCGGCTCCGCCGACGGCAAGCTGCTGGGATCCTCGCCGGTCCCGGTGACCGGCTCGTGGGAGACCTTCCAGGACATCGACGTACCGCTGCGCTCCGTACCGACGAAGACCACCGAACTGTTCCTGGTCTTCAAGGGCGGCTCCGGCGCGCTCTTCGACGTGGACGACTTCAAGATCTCCGCGAACGCGCCCGGCAAGACCGAGAAGCGGGTCCTGGTCTTCTCGAAGACCGCGGGCTTCCGGCACGACTCGATCCCGGAGGGCGTGGCCGCGCTCAAGGAGCTGGGGAAGACCACCGGCATCACCGTCGACTCCACCGAGGAGGCCGGCCAGTTCACCACCAACAACCTGGCCAGGTACGACGCGGTGGTGTTCCTCTCCACCACCGGTGACGTCCTCAACTCCGACCAGCAGAAGGCGTTCGAGAACTATGTGACCACCGGCGGCGGCTACATGGGCGTGCACGCCGCGGCGGACACCGAGTACGAATGGCCCTTCTACGGGGGCCTGGTGGGCGCCTACTTCGACTCCCACCCGGCGATCCAGGACGCGACCGTACGGGTCGAGGACAAGAGCCACCCGGCGACCGAGCACCTGGACGACGCGTGGCAGCGCACCGACGAGTGGTACAACTACCGCACCAACCCGCGTGATCAGGCCCGGGTCCTCGCCACCCTGGACGAGACCACCTACGAGGGCGGCAACATGAAGGGCGATCACCCGATCGCCTGGTGCCAGACCTACGAGGGCGGCCGGTCGTTCTACACCGGTGGCGGACACACCAAGGAGTCCTACGCGGACCAGCCCTTCCGGCAGCACCTGCTGGGCGGACTGCGCTACGCGGCCGGCCAGGTCAAGGCCGACTGCAAGCCGCGGACCGGCTACCGCTCCCTCTTCAACGGCAAGACCCTGGAGGGCTGGAAGCAGGCGGGACCCGGCAAGTTCGACGTCGTCGACGGTGAACTGCGCTCCGAGGGCGGCATGGGGCTGCTCTGGTACCAGGCCAAGGAGCTGAAGTCGTACTCGCTGAAGCTCGACTGGAAGATGCGGGGCGACGACAACTCCGGTGTGTTCGTGGGCTTCCCGCCCTCCGAGGACCCCTGGTCGGCGGTGAACAACGGGTACGAGGTGCAGATCGACGCCACCGACACCCCCGACCGCACCACCGGCGCGATCTACGGCTTCAAGTCCGCCGACATCAAGGCCAGGGACCGGGTCCTGCGCCCGCCGGGCCAGTGGAACAGCTACGAGATCAAGGTCCAGGGTGAGCGGCTGAGGGTCTTCCTCAACGGTGTGAAGATCAACGACTTCACCAACACCGACCCGGCCCGCAGCCTCACCAGCGGACACATCGGCCTGCAGAACCACGGTGCCGACGACAAGGTGTCGTTCCGCGACATCCAGCTCAAGGAGCTGCCCTCCTAG
- a CDS encoding Gfo/Idh/MocA family protein — protein sequence MTPSPTEASEQEAGPPPALGIGMVGYAFMGAAHSQGWRTAGHVFDLPLRPVLAAVCGRDETSVRAAAAKHGWAAAETDWRRLIARDDVQVVDICTPGDSHAEIAIAALEAGKHVLCEKPLANSVAEAEAMVRAAEAGRARGQLSMVGFNYRRVPAVSYARKLIEDGRLGTLRHVRVTYLQDWLADPLAPLTWRLDRERAGSGALGDLGAHIVDLAQFLTGEPLAGVSALSETFVRERPVLGGPSAGLSGAAGSAYGPVTVDDAAVFTGRLASGALASFEATRMASGRKNALTLEINGERGSLSFDLERLNELSFHDHAEPAASAGFRRILVTEPEHPYLEAWWPPGHGLGYEHTFVHQARDLVTAIAAGTDPAPSFADGLQVQRVLAAVEESAAKNAVYTPVPPPSGNPA from the coding sequence ATGACCCCCAGTCCCACGGAAGCGTCGGAGCAGGAAGCCGGTCCACCGCCCGCACTCGGCATCGGCATGGTCGGATACGCGTTCATGGGTGCCGCCCACTCACAGGGCTGGCGCACCGCAGGACACGTCTTCGACCTGCCGTTGCGGCCCGTACTCGCCGCGGTCTGCGGCCGTGACGAGACCTCCGTCAGGGCTGCCGCGGCGAAACACGGCTGGGCCGCCGCCGAGACCGACTGGCGGCGGCTGATCGCACGCGACGATGTGCAGGTGGTCGACATCTGCACCCCGGGGGACAGCCACGCGGAGATCGCCATCGCCGCGCTGGAGGCGGGCAAGCACGTCCTGTGCGAGAAGCCGCTCGCCAACTCGGTGGCCGAGGCCGAGGCGATGGTCAGGGCGGCGGAGGCGGGCCGGGCCCGGGGGCAGCTGTCCATGGTGGGCTTCAACTACCGCCGGGTGCCGGCCGTCTCGTACGCCAGGAAGCTGATCGAGGACGGCCGGCTCGGCACCCTGCGCCATGTCCGGGTCACCTATCTCCAGGACTGGCTGGCCGATCCGCTGGCCCCGCTCACCTGGCGGCTCGACCGGGAGCGCGCCGGGTCGGGCGCGCTGGGTGACCTGGGGGCGCACATCGTCGACCTCGCGCAGTTCCTGACGGGAGAGCCGCTGGCCGGGGTCTCGGCGCTCTCGGAGACCTTCGTACGTGAACGGCCGGTCCTCGGCGGGCCGAGCGCCGGGCTGTCGGGAGCCGCCGGCAGCGCGTACGGACCGGTGACCGTGGACGACGCGGCGGTGTTCACCGGCCGGCTCGCCTCGGGCGCGCTGGCCTCCTTCGAGGCCACCCGGATGGCCTCGGGGCGCAAGAACGCGCTGACCCTGGAGATCAACGGTGAGCGCGGCTCGCTCTCCTTCGACCTGGAGCGGCTCAACGAGCTGTCGTTCCACGATCACGCCGAACCGGCGGCCTCGGCCGGCTTCCGCCGCATCCTGGTCACCGAGCCGGAGCATCCCTACCTGGAGGCGTGGTGGCCGCCGGGGCACGGGCTCGGCTACGAGCACACCTTCGTCCACCAGGCGCGCGATCTGGTGACGGCGATCGCGGCGGGGACCGACCCGGCGCCGTCCTTCGCCGACGGGCTCCAGGTGCAGCGGGTACTCGCCGCCGTGGAGGAGAGCGCGGCGAAGAACGCCGTGTACACCCCCGTACCGCCCCCGTCGGGAAACCCTGCCTAG
- a CDS encoding sugar phosphate isomerase/epimerase family protein, whose amino-acid sequence MPRPFTLFTGQWADLPLEEVCRLARDFGYDGLELACWGDHFEVDKALADPSYLEGRHQLLDKYGLKCWAISNHLVGQAVCDNPIDERHQGILPAGIWGDGEAEGVRQRAAARIKDTARAAAAFGVDTVIGFTGSSIWHLVAMFPPVPPGMIDRGYEDFAERWNPILDVFDAEGVRFAHEVHPSEIAYDYWTTHRALEAVGHRPAFGLNFDPSHFVWQDLDPVGFLYDFRDRIYHVDCKEARKRLDGRNGRLGSHLPWGDPRRGWDFVSAGHGDVPWEDVFRMLRSIGYEGPVSVEWEDAGMDRLVGAPEALADLKRFDFDPPSASFDAAFGGDR is encoded by the coding sequence ATGCCCCGTCCCTTCACTCTCTTCACCGGCCAGTGGGCCGATCTTCCCCTGGAGGAGGTGTGCCGGCTCGCCCGTGACTTCGGTTACGACGGGCTGGAACTCGCCTGCTGGGGCGACCACTTCGAGGTCGACAAGGCGCTCGCCGACCCGTCCTACCTGGAGGGCCGGCACCAGCTGCTCGACAAGTACGGGCTCAAGTGCTGGGCGATCTCCAACCATCTGGTGGGCCAGGCGGTCTGCGACAACCCCATCGACGAGCGCCACCAGGGCATCCTGCCCGCCGGGATCTGGGGCGACGGCGAGGCGGAGGGGGTCAGACAGCGCGCCGCGGCCAGGATCAAGGACACCGCGCGGGCCGCCGCCGCCTTCGGCGTCGACACCGTCATCGGCTTCACCGGCTCGTCGATCTGGCATCTGGTCGCGATGTTCCCGCCGGTGCCGCCCGGCATGATCGACCGGGGGTACGAGGACTTCGCGGAGCGCTGGAACCCGATCCTGGACGTCTTCGACGCCGAGGGGGTGCGCTTCGCCCATGAGGTCCATCCGAGCGAGATCGCCTACGACTACTGGACCACGCACCGCGCCCTGGAGGCGGTCGGCCACCGGCCCGCGTTCGGGCTGAACTTCGACCCGAGCCACTTCGTCTGGCAGGACCTCGACCCGGTGGGCTTCCTCTACGACTTCCGGGACCGGATCTACCACGTCGACTGCAAGGAGGCCCGCAAGCGTCTCGACGGCCGCAACGGGCGGCTCGGCTCCCATCTGCCCTGGGGCGACCCGAGGCGCGGCTGGGACTTCGTCTCCGCCGGGCACGGCGACGTGCCCTGGGAGGACGTGTTCCGGATGCTGCGGTCCATCGGCTACGAGGGTCCCGTCTCGGTCGAGTGGGAGGACGCGGGCATGGACCGGCTGGTCGGCGCCCCGGAGGCCCTCGCCGACCTCAAGCGCTTCGACTTCGACCCGCCGTCGGCGTCCTTCGACGCGGCGTTCGGCGGCGACCGGTAG
- a CDS encoding substrate-binding domain-containing protein translates to MPETSRRRLLFGTAAVSAGALLTACTSNEPTKQEPASNSGPAASGGKPGKAVTIGFAGPQADHGWLNAINEQAKSRAKTYSDVTLDITEGSNDIAAQIGQVETLINKKVDVLVILPADGKALTQVGLKAMRAGIPVINLDRIFSNPQAFRAYIGGDNYGMGVSAGNYIGELLKDKKDAKVVELAGIDGLELTQQRSKGFDDALKNYPNIKKVARQAADFTVESGQAKMAQLLQAQRSFDALWNHDDDQGVGALRAIQQAGRDDFLMVGGAGAKAAMDAIKADNSVLKATVLYPPTMAASAIDLARTLGQSKGISGLAELEIPAQVTLYSAVVDKDNVDQYLPTGFR, encoded by the coding sequence ATGCCAGAAACCAGTCGCAGAAGACTTCTTTTCGGCACCGCCGCCGTCTCCGCCGGCGCCTTGCTCACCGCCTGCACCAGCAACGAACCCACGAAGCAGGAGCCCGCCTCGAACAGCGGGCCGGCCGCCTCCGGCGGCAAGCCCGGCAAGGCCGTCACCATCGGCTTCGCCGGCCCCCAGGCCGACCACGGCTGGCTGAACGCGATCAACGAGCAGGCCAAGTCGCGGGCGAAGACGTACTCGGACGTGACGCTGGACATCACCGAGGGCTCCAACGACATCGCCGCGCAGATCGGCCAGGTCGAGACGCTGATCAACAAGAAGGTCGACGTCCTGGTGATCCTGCCCGCCGACGGCAAGGCGCTCACCCAGGTCGGGCTGAAGGCCATGCGCGCCGGAATCCCGGTCATCAACCTGGACCGGATCTTCTCCAACCCGCAGGCGTTCCGCGCCTACATCGGCGGCGACAACTACGGCATGGGCGTCAGCGCCGGCAACTACATCGGCGAGCTGCTCAAGGACAAGAAGGACGCCAAGGTCGTCGAGCTGGCCGGGATCGACGGGCTGGAGCTGACCCAGCAGCGCTCCAAGGGCTTCGACGACGCCCTGAAGAACTACCCGAACATCAAGAAGGTCGCCCGCCAGGCCGCCGACTTCACCGTCGAGTCGGGCCAGGCCAAGATGGCCCAGCTGCTCCAGGCACAGCGCTCCTTCGACGCCCTGTGGAACCACGACGACGACCAGGGCGTGGGCGCGCTGCGTGCCATCCAGCAGGCGGGCCGCGACGACTTCCTGATGGTCGGCGGCGCCGGGGCCAAGGCGGCGATGGACGCCATCAAGGCCGACAACAGTGTGCTCAAGGCGACCGTCCTCTATCCGCCGACCATGGCCGCGTCCGCCATCGACCTGGCCCGCACCCTCGGCCAGTCCAAGGGCATCAGCGGCCTCGCGGAGCTGGAGATCCCCGCCCAGGTCACGCTCTACTCGGCCGTGGTGGACAAGGACAACGTCGACCAGTACCTCCCCACGGGCTTCCGCTGA